A genomic stretch from Strongyloides ratti genome assembly S_ratti_ED321, chromosome : 1 includes:
- a CDS encoding Immunoglobulin subtype 2 domain and Immunoglobulin subtype domain and Immunoglobulin-like domain and Immunoglobulin I-set domain and Immunoglobulin-like fold domain-containing protein, with product MYKGGAKLVFIVLIIITLLEVILPQETQPTYYAQGNVQVVFDIAYGKGSITSPLAKKIPDLWCQGVRSDDRKHPLPIKSVRIMHIHDGNTSVVKHQHAEIRNNVVYVKFEPEATIKDIGKYKCEIFLENDIEVHGNMFIRSRPIFLIDENKMNLIDTFSEKNDSFDFTAEPTKGYIEGNVTLECPVVGDPIPHIVWYRNDEPVNLNSEKYRFNKISKSLTIVDLKEEDAGNYRCEATNSFVNSQTYSEKTLPTKFTSKLRHQLQVSKAWGWLLPLIIIIVILLLLLCIIFGCAALNKWRNSGEYFPESRGNLVPQTPEETPLTKHHQEV from the exons atgtacaaaGGTGGTG ctaaattagtttttatcgtcttgataattataacattattagAAGTTATTTTACCGCAAGAAACTCAACCAACATATTATGCTCAAGGTAATGTACAAGTAGTTTTTGATATTGCTTATGGTAAAGGTTCAATTACTAGTCCTCTTGCAAAAAAGATACCCGATTTATG gTGTCAGGGAGTTAGATCTGATGACAGAAAACATCCTCTACCAATAAAATCTGTTAGAATCATGCATATCCATGATGGAAATACTAGTGTTGTGAAACATCAACATGCCGAAATACGAAACAATGTTGTGTATGTTAAATTTGAACCAGAAGCAACAATAAAAGATATtggaaaatataaatgtgaaatatttttagaaaatgataTAGAAGTTCATGGAAATATGTTTATTAGAAGTAGaccaatttttttgattgatGAAAATAAGATGAATTTAATTGATACTTTTTCTGAAAAAAATGACTCTTTTGACTTTACTGCAGAACCAACAAAAGGTTACATTGAAGGAAATGTGACATTAGAATGTCCTGTAGTTGGTGATCCTATTCCTCATATTGTATGGTACCGAAACGATGAACCTGTTAATTTGAATAGCGAAAAATatagatttaataaaatttcaaaaagttTAACTATTGTTGATTTAAAAGAAGAAGATGCTGGAAATTATAGATGTGAAGCAACTAACTCATTTGTCAATTCCCAAACTTATAGTGAAAAAACTCTTCCAACAAAATTTACCTCCAAATTAAGACATCAACTTCAGGTATCAAAAGCATGGGGATGGCTTCTTCCacttattataattattgtcATTCTTCTCTTGTTACTTTGTATCATTTTTGGTTGTGCTGCTCTAAACAAATGGAGAAATTCTGGCGAATACTTCCCAGAAAGTCGAGGAAATTTAGTTCCACAGACTCCTGAAGAAACGCCTTTAACAAAACATCATCAAGAAGTTTAG
- a CDS encoding Glycoprotein-N-acetylgalactosamine 3-beta-galactosyltransferase 1, with protein MEKAIEKTIRLVVFLTMIYIRGEFREIICFILGFFAGIIIMLTNMDKTIINKNYDYIGKRFIRDISKKDYNISETVWPTTLIDKKNKNIIKNNKEFYENFKNYTEKKKYLDLMNNNYTDESIISNVVYENVRVLCWIMTHPNNTYKKAIHINETWGKKCTKLLFINADLKSNLPSVDLNVTDGRKFLWQKTKKALAYLYKTELNNYDWFLKADDDTYVIMENLRFMLLAYPSTIPVYFGCKFKKFVNQGYMSGGAGYVLSRKALKDFNEIALVDPKKCKQNDMGAEDVELGKCLQNAGVIAGDSRDKDGRHRMFPLSPLYHFHRNNITKKSLLPKWFYQYMYYPYNDTKECCSDSMISFHYVTPQLMYTIHNLLYNIQPFGLKRNKELTNLKDNENPLEFAKKLSRLNAHKLTPPKDMQLFSTKSPNTKKREKSKHENHRNATEKSLTTKKMSSTSKRDIVLITSTKHP; from the exons ATGGAAAAAGCTATTGAAAAGACAATACGACTTGTGGTTTT cTTAACTATGATCTATATACGAGGAGAATTCCGTGagattatttgttttatactTGGTTTTTTTGCTGGTATTATAATTATGCTTACTAATATggataaaacaattattaataaaaattatgattatataggaaaaagatttattagagatatatcaaaaaaagattataatatTAGTGAGACTGTATGGCCAACCAcattaatagataaaaaaaataaaaatattattaaaaataataaagaattttatgaaaattttaaaaattatacagaaaagaaaaaatatctagatttaatgaataataattatactg atgAAAGTATTATTAGTAATGTTGTTTATGAGAATGTACGTGTATTATGTTGGATAATGACACATCCaaataatacatataaaaaggCAATCCATATTAATGAGACATGGGGAAAAAAATGtacaaaacttttatttataaatgcagatttaaaaagtaatctTCCAAGTGTTGATCTTAATGTTACCGATGGCCGTAAATTTTTATGgcaaaaaacaaaaaaggCACTTgcttatttatataaaacagAACTTAATAATTATGATTGGTTTTTGAAGGCGGATGATGATACTTATGTAATAATGGAAAATTTACGTTTTATGTTATTAGCATACCCCTCCACAATTCCTGTTTATTTTGgttgtaaatttaaaaaatttgttaatcaAGGGTATATGTCTGGTGGAGCAGGATATGTTTTATCGAG aaaagctttaaaagattttaatgaaattgcTTTAGTTGATccaaaaaaatgtaaacaaAATGATATGGGTGCTGAGGATGTTGAGTTAGGGAAATGTCTTCAGAATGCTGGAGTTATTGCTGGTGATTCAAGAGATAAAGATGGTAGACATAGAATGTTTCCCCTAAGTCCCttatatcattttcatagaaataatattacaaaaaaatcaTTACTACCAAAATggttttatcaatatatgtATTATCCATATAATGATACAAAAGAATGTTGTAGCGACTCTATGATATCATTTCATTATGTAACACCTCAATTAATGTATACAATTCACAATCTTCTCTATAATATTCAACCATTTggattaaaaagaaataaagaattaactaatttaaaagataatgaaaATCCATTGGAATTTGCTAAAAAGTTATCTAGATTAAATGCGCATAAGTTAACGCCTCCAAAAGATATGCAACTTTTTTCAACAAAATCACCAAATACCAAAAAACGTGAAAAGTCGAAACATGAAAATCATAGAAATGCAACAGAAAAATCTTtgacaacaaaaaaaatgtcatCAACAAGTAAAAGGGATATTGTATTGATAACTTCTACAAAACATCCATAg
- a CDS encoding Elongation of very long chain fatty acids protein, which yields MNYINKIINLESYENDKIPNSKFIHSYRMPFEDFLDEKYISELVSKYWILTIPLAILYLFGIFILKSFMKDRKPYKLTWIQPFWNGILAIFSFIGLIRISEEMFFVIKDEAYWYFFFAFSKFIELGDTIILVLKKKKLTLLHCYHHAIVLIYTWQSGAEQIGAGRWFIWMNFLAHSLMYTYFTTMSFNIKLLKKYACYITSIQILQMFVGMIISLNAFYAW from the exons atgaattacattaataaaataattaatttggaaagttatgaaaatgataaaattcctaattcaaaatttatcCATTCATATCGTATGCCTTTTGAAGATTTTCttgatgaaaaatatatatctgaATTAGTTTCTAAATATTGGATATTAACAATACCCCTGgcaattttatatttatttggtatttttatattaaaatcatttatgAAAGATAGAAAACCATATAAATTAACATGGATACAACCTTTTTGGAATGGAATATTGgcaatattttcatttattggTTTAATTAGAATATCTGAAGAAATGTTTTTTGTCATTAAAGATGaag CCTACTGGTATTTCTTTTTTGCCTTctcaaaatttattgaattaggtgatactataatattagtattaaaaaaaaaaaaattaacattattacaTTGTTATCATCATGCCATTGTCCTCATCTATACATGGCAATCAGGGGCAGAACAAATTGGTGCTGGAAGGTGGTTTATATGGATGAATTTTTTGGCACACTCATTAATGTATACATACTTCACAACAATgtcatttaatataaaattattaaaaaaatatgcttGTTACATAACATCTATCCAAATACTTCAAATGTTTGTTGGAATGATCATATcattaaat GCATTTTATGCATGGTGA
- a CDS encoding Ribosomal protein/NADH dehydrogenase domain and Thioredoxin-like fold domain-containing protein produces MANRYMLPSNAHTVSKIFFVPYFKTLKVGWQYNTLMCKGVEKFVEEFLPIIRKNNPHVKFVLHRHHTPADPFIVGEYEWNRHRAKRVGWRTELQILSMVEEFAVGGDYRSGKRRGVKTILPRGQELWNTETMGHDVFKVASKYKYDENVDEKLPKSVDHPHFIYKKFH; encoded by the exons ATGGCAAATAGATATATGTTACCTTCTAATGCTCATACagtatcaaaaattttttttgttccatattttaaaacattaaaagttGGTTGGCAATATAATACATTAATGTGTAAAGGAGTAGAAAAGTTTGTAGAAGAATTTTTACCAATAATTAg aaaaaataatccTCATGTTAAATTTGTCCTTCATCGCCATCATACACCAGCAGATCCTTTTATTGTAGGTGAGTATGAATGGAATCGTCATCGAGCAAAACGTGTTGGATGGCGTACAGAACTTCAGATACTTTCAATGGTTGAAGAATTTGCTGTGGGAGGAGATTATCGTTCag gtaaAAGGCGTGGAGTTAAAACGATACTTCCTAGAGGTCAAGAATTATGGAATACAGAAACAATGGGACATGATGTCTTCAAAGTTGCTAGCAAATACAAGTATGATGAAAATGTCGATGAAAAACTGCCTAAATCTGTGGATCACCCAcattttatctataaaaaattccattaa
- a CDS encoding Dbl homology (DH) domain and Pleckstrin homology-like domain-containing protein, whose amino-acid sequence MPVAGSYVPSTGISSTSPTYSSQNPNFPKIIEEPHSHRTDSFNRHHNTELLKMAKWKHFYYWNPVDNKWRNHEIFKNFSSEEIEKQSAIREFIGTEKNHCEVLILLIQCYHVNLKEQKIFMNDGDVNLVTQITMNTLLDFHLNFLSSLKQRMEENICIKEISDIILERFSDQKDMFKVLVSYTELCSSLEEMKRLYDVTIKKNARFSAYCARLNSDPHFKGRDYKSCLDLLAQRCTKYPLLLERIIKLEKNSKLLERASASAVAMRKFTSTIDENLKKCELNRDWESIRQKIDRNDVGIFDGQPFTLQDLIYQDPNDPRKVNCITQAYFKPRGSHNSIKLLVILFDDIIVLFVMKHNGMYFFNLDDHQAVYCIKKTSLRSIERRDAFALIYNCQMHMDMLTIEFDSKNNMLTLEKVFSEARRKLENTEKMDGGNRGILTYRRCSAANKGTCYANFEDTFGLDAETFKRYNLWWSRMETLFDDKKADDLMMLKYIQDRTVWYKELKNHIGQMPFATNKQISKKTIDAIISMFNDLNRIKIYDNADYLECIKQLELEDCKLLFDSWNNIFSMKDDFSDSLKGKTVKRVSTYNGDENKPTTKEFLLNNRRHTIVFNALENDLIKVEPKCDFSSFAAIRGDVSRRATEKLLSENASLRAEVIRLRSNMASLTTQIELMKECKNFDIFLSSEKSEDACNKSIKGEKESINGEKFNIMGKCYCDKDEQLQKKLEVREKELKKNHFIRIDNDLTNLSGCIVSSGKELPDTPDSSDFYNLPGAGCYATKISQTVDSGKEENAIFQWPKPVNKEGSPKADSLFSKSVSRSKSFFSFHNDNKPSISLSARSSFKSKENPFKVNGKK is encoded by the coding sequence ATGCCAGTTGCTGGATCTTATGTACCATCTACTGGTATTTCTTCTACCTCTCCTACATATTCATCTCAAAATCCAAACTTTCCAAAAATCATTGAAGAACCACATAGTCATCGTACAGATTCGTTTAACAGGCATCATAATACTGAACTCCTAAAAATGGCAAAAtggaaacatttttattattggaATCCAGTGGATAATAAATGGAGAAATCacgaaatttttaaaaatttttcatcagAAGAAATTGAAAAACAAAGTGCAATTAGGGAATTTATTGGTACTGAAAAGAATCACTGTGAGGTTCTAATATTATTGATCCAATGTTATCATGTTAATCTAaaagaacaaaaaatatttatgaatgATGGAGATGTTAATTTAGTTACACAAATAACGATGAATACTTTACTAGATTTTcacttaaattttttatcctCATTGAAACAAAGAATGgaagaaaatatttgtattaagGAAATTAGTGACATCATACTTGAACGTTTTTCTGATCAAAAAGATATGTTTAAAGTTTTAGTTAGCTATACAGAGTTATGTTCAAGTTTGGAAGAAATGAAACGCTTATATGATGtaacaattaaaaagaatgCCAGATTCAGCGCATATTGTGCTAGATTAAATAGTGATCCTCATTTCAAGGGAAGAGATTACAAAAGCTGTTTAGATTTACTAGCTCAGAGATGCACTAAATATCCTTTGTTATTGGAACGTATTATTAAActtgaaaaaaatagtaaactACTGGAGAGAGCCTCTGCATCGGCTGTTGCAATGAGAAAGTTTACCTCAACAATTGatgaaaatttgaaaaagtGTGAACTCAACAGGGACTGGGAATCAATAAGACAAAAAATTGATAGAAATGATGTTGGTATTTTTGATGGACAACCATTTACTCTTCaagatttaatttatcaagaTCCCAATGATCCGAGAAAAGTTAACTGTATAACACAGGCGTACTTTAAGCCTCGTGGTTCACataattcaataaaattattggttATTTTGTTTGATGACATAATTGTCTTATTTGTTATGAAACACAATggtatgtatttttttaatttggaTGATCACCAAGCAGTATACTGTATCAAAAAAACATCTCTTAGATCCATTGAAAGACGTGATGCATTCGCTTTAATCTACAATTGCCAGATGCACATGGATATGTTGACAATAGAATTtgattcaaaaaataatatgctTACTTTGGAAAAAGTTTTCTCAGAAGCTAGAAGAAAATTGGAGAATACAGAAAAAATGGATGGTGGAAATCGTGGCATATTAACGTATAGAAGATGTAGCGCAGCTAACAAAGGTACTTGTTATGCAAATTTTGAAGATACATTTGGTTTGGATGCTGAAACTTTTAAGAGATATAATTTATGGTGGTCAAGAATGGAAACATTATTTGATGATAAGAAGGCTGATGATTTGATGATGCTTAAATATATTCAAGATCGTACGGTATGGTACAAAGAGCTGAAAAATCACATTGGTCAAATGCCATTTGCAacaaataaacaaatttctAAAAAGACTATTGATGCAATTATTAGTATGTTTAATGATTTGAATAGaatcaaaatatatgataacgCTGATTATCTTGAATGTATTAAACAATTAGAACTTGAAGATTGTAAGCTACTTTTTGATAGTtggaataatattttttcaatgaaAGATGATTTTAGTGATAGTTTGAAAGGAAAAACTGTTAAACGTGTTTCAACTTACAATGGTGACGAAAATAAACCAACaacaaaagaatttttattaaataatcgTCGTCATACAATTGTTTTCAATGCTCTTGAAAATGACCTTATAAAAGTTGAGCCAAAATGTGATTTCTCATCATTTGCCGCCATCAGGGGTGATGTATCACGAAGAGCAactgaaaaattattaagtgAAAATGCTTCACTGAGAGCTGAGGTAATACGACTCCGATCAAATATGGCTTCACTAACCACACAAATTGAATTAATGAAAGAATGCAAAAACTTTGACATCTTTTTATCTTCTGAAAAATCTGAAGATGCTTGTAATAAGTCAATAAAGGGTGAAAAAGAAAGTATCAATGgtgaaaaatttaacattatgGGAAAATGTTATTGTGATAAGGATGAACAATTGCAGAAAAAACTTGAGGTACGAGAAAAAGAACTTAAGAAAAATCATTTCATTCGAATTGATAATGATCTGACAAATCTTTCTGGATGTATTGTTTCTTCTGGAAAAGAGTTACCTGACACACCTGATAGTAGTGACTTCTATAACTTACCTGGTGCTGGATGTTATGCTACCAAAATAAGTCAAACTGTTGATTCTGGAAAAGAAGAAAATGCAATATTTCAATGGCCAAAACCAGTTAACAAGGAAGGGTCTCCAAAGGCAGattcattattttctaaatcaGTTTCAAGATCTAAATCATTCTTTTCTTTTCACAATGACAATAAACCTTCCATTAGCCTATCTGCCAGATCATCCTTTAAAAGCAAAGAAAACCCATTTAAAGTTAATGgcaaaaaatag
- a CDS encoding 28S ribosomal protein S18c, mitochondrial — protein MLFRSLNALRIYSKSFISTTPRIFSQSDLPELQKTLEADDDCIILDKNPYAKEKKKCILCEHNIELDYKNARLLQQFVSSFSGRVYDKHVTGLCDHQHKRLIEMITISRRAGYMPIFVKDPRYLKDPKLFNAFKPIRSHSYA, from the coding sequence atgttatttcgTTCTCTAAATGCACTTAGAATTTACtcaaaatcatttatttcaaCTACTCCAAGAATTTTTTCCCAATCTGATTTACCAGAACTTCAAAAAACTTTAGAGGCAGATGATGATTGTATCATTCTAGATAAAAACCCATATgctaaagaaaaaaaaaagtgtataTTGTGTGAACATAATATTGAATTAGATTACAAAAATGCTAGACTTCTCCAACAATTTGTATCAAGTTTTTCTGGGCGTGTTTATGATAAACATGTTACAGGATTATGTGATCATCAACATAAAAGACTTATTGAAATGATAACAATTAGTAGAAGAGCTGGTTATATGCCTATTTTTGTCAAAGATCCAAGATACCTTAAAGATccaaaactttttaatgcATTCAAACCAATAAGAAGTCACTCATAtgcttaa
- a CDS encoding Nematode cuticle collagen, N-terminal domain and Collagen triple helix repeat-containing protein has protein sequence MHISTATYLASAISAITLFVSLAAFIIIYNDVQNVWNDLDSEMNVFKTKTNDIWKDMVSISSSQVRHRRDAYETIPSGYGENTPEKSTTPTSGYGETATPGYEGPSAPPSATNPLIPGGGNQPTVSGSPVRGEAQPPSIPPSIGAPGSNGCMCNANNKCPAGPPGPKGLPGPAGQAGVPGVDGVPGVDASDMTPTPQDTSACFNCPAGPQGAPGPLGKPGPRGLAGVPGRDGLKGLDGQPGTPGEQGGLGPIGLEGPMGLSGDKGVDKFQEIGRKGPRGPRGKTGIVGPVGPIGVSAGAGTPGIQGAPGNKGPLGPQGPEGVVGEAGSPGRPGKDAGYCPCPDKSSVAVAGAANGYNKIRRV, from the coding sequence ATGCATATTTCAACTGCCACCTATTTGGCTTCAGCTATATCAGCTATAACACTTTTTGTTTCACTTGCTGCATTCATTATTATCTACAATGATGTACAAAATGTTTGGAATGATCTTGATAGTGAAATGAATGTTTTCAAAACAAAAACTAATGATATTTGGAAAGATATGGTTTCAATCTCATCATCTCAAGTTCGTCATCGTCGTGATGCTTATGAAACTATTCCTTCAGGATATGGTGAAAATACACCAGAAAAATCTACTACACCAACTTCTGGATATGGTGAAACAGCCACACCAGGATATGAAGGACCATCAGCCCCACCAAGTGCCACAAATCCATTGATTCCAGGAGGTGGTAATCAACCAACAGTTAGTGGATCTCCAGTACGTGGAGAAGCTCAACCACCATCAATACCACCAAGTATTGGAGCACCAGGATCAAATGGATGTATGTGTAATGCTAATAATAAATGTCCAGCTGGACCACCAGGACCAAAAGGATTACCAGGACCAGCAGGACAAGCCGGTGTTCCAGGAGTTGATGGAGTTCCAGGTGTTGATGCTAGTGATATGACTCCAACTCCACAAGACACATCAGCTTGCTTCAACTGTCCAGCAGGTCCACAAGGAGCTCCAGGACCATTAGGTAAACCAGGACCAAGAGGTTTAGCAGGTGTACCAGGACGTGATGGATTAAAGGGATTAGATGGACAACCAGGTACCCCAGGAGAACAAGGTGGATTAGGACCAATTGGATTAGAAGGACCAATGGGATTATCAGGTGATAAAGGAGTTGATAAATTCCAAGAAATTGGACGTAAAGGACCACGTGGACCACGCGGTAAAACTGGAATTGTTGGACCAGTTGGACCAATTGGAGTATCTGCTGGCGCAGGAACACCAGGAATCCAAGGAGCTCCAGGTAACAAAGGACCTTTGGGACCACAAGGACCAGAAGGAGTTGTTGGAGAAGCAGGAAGTCCAGGAAGACCTGGAAAAGATGCTGGATATTGTCCATGCCCAGATAAAAGCAGTGTTGCAGTTGCTGGTGCAGCTAATggttacaataaaataagacgcgtataa
- a CDS encoding Major facilitator superfamily and Major facilitator superfamily domain, general substrate transporter-containing protein gives MSGSRRPDHLKFDDDDDNISVYNRSQNLSNGLDTITTFGKTNWKNIIIIAFIAFTSIVPESTITPIEWAYLQISDSKVDEAFYGYLTSANALGQVISSTTSGFISNHIQQVKAPMIFGYFIIFISCGIYLSLEFISDNRRFVFLLFEFTIGIATGCIRMYRVHIAMAANDKDKPKAFAIVSIATVVALIIGPLIQYIIAFVFKYPGVSVIGNLHLNIFTVPGYLILFFSIIAILILTLFFSSKDTMKNSEAIIINKKINEIQMEDLDDISIGNGHSLYDTLRKKKEIAKKQIRLDYLAIMTCFIIKLAVTTTAILLRTTMIPYIQTVFAFNAKQLVKYTTFIQISIAILSLICYLSYIFFKINEKLKEKVVIIIGLSLYILFYLVTYPWNFYSYTIRDNLDKNMEIDSRINFNATDICRYSWCSTTLSINGWVIFPAIIIVIGIASPLILINLEVLYSKLLKTVKQGTMQGLFMSLGDLLSIFCPIFYNNLYEMSGPKTIWIIQLFINIFTLLIILLLYNRLSPIVSIITTKK, from the exons ATGTCAGGAAGCAGGAGACCTGACCATTTGAAatttgatgatgatgatgataataTATCCGTTTATAATAGATcacaaaatttatcaaatggTTTAGATACTATAACTACATTTGGTAAAACAAAttggaaaaatattattattattgctTTTATTGCTTTTACATCTATTGTACCTGAATCAACTATAACACCTATAGAATGGGCATATTTACAGATATCGGATTCTAAAGTTGATGAAGCTTTTTATGGATATTTAACATCGGCAAATGCCTTAGGTCAAGTTATTAGTTCTACAACATCAGGATTTATATCAAATCATATTCAACAAGTAAAAGCACCTATGATATTtggttattttataatatttatttcatgtggaatatatttatcattagaaTTTATATCAGATAATCGTAGATTtgtttttttactttttgaaTTTACAATAGGAATAGCTACTGGTTGTATAAGAATGTATCGTGTTCACATAGCTATGGCAGCAAATGATAAAGATAAACCAAAAGCTTTTGCTATTGTATCAATAGCCACAGTAGTAGCATTAATAATTGGACCACTTATTCAATATATTATTGcttttgtatttaaatatcCAGGTGTTTCAGTAATTGGAAATCTtcatctaaatatttttacagtACCAggatatttaatattatttttttcaattattgcTATTCtaatattaactttattttttagttcAAAAGATACAATGAAAAATAGTGAAgcaataattataaataaaaaaattaatgaaattcAGATGGAAGATTTAGATGATATATCTATTGGTAATGGACATTCATTATATGATacattaagaaaaaaaaaagaaattgctaaaaaacaaataagaCTTGATTATTTAGCTATAATGACATgctttataataaaacttgCAGTTACCACAACAGCAATATTATTGCGAAC gACTATGATTCCATATATTCAAACTGTCTTTGCATTTAATGCTAAACAGCTAGTTAAATATACAACTTTTATACAAATTTCAATTGCAATACTATCATTAATATGTTATTTAAgttatatattctttaaaattaatgaaaaattaaaagaaaaagttgtaattattattggattaagtttatatatattattttatttggtAACATATCCATggaatttttattcatatacAATTCGTGataatttagataaaaatatggaAATTG attcACGAATCAATTTTAATGCTACTGATATATGTAGGTATTCATGGTGTTCGACGACTCTCTCAATCAATGGATGGGTTATTTTCCCAGCAATTATTATAGTTATTGGAATTGCCTCAcctttaatattaataaatcttgaagtattatattctaaacttttaaaaactgTAAAACAAGGAACTATGCAGGGACTTTTTATGTCTCTTGGAGATCTTTTATCCATCTTTTGtccaatattttataataatttatatgaaatGTCTGGACCAAAAACTATTTGGATAAtccaattatttattaatatttttactctTTTGATTATATTACTACTTTATAATCGACTATCTCCAATAGTTTCAAtaataacaacaaaaaaataa